From Akkermansiaceae bacterium, one genomic window encodes:
- a CDS encoding alpha/beta hydrolase — protein MSSILQKVAPIGEAREREMLKDSASYVYHSTPQGEILAHVFQPEGISATPRPAVVFFHGGFWDAAMPTQFVPHCLHFASRGAVAVAAETRTTSRHGTGPVEAVEDARELIRWIRLNAETLNIDPARITISGAAGGAYLALLTTLPKEKDLPAVDGVDCRPQALVLFSATVNTGPKSPHGARFPDAKTAKRLSPTSLVRGKLPPILMFHGRSDRISSFDEVEKFRRRLRWRRNSIELVDFERADHSFFNFNVSHQNFELTVGAMDRFLVKHGLLSPEPSAPEESPIL, from the coding sequence ATGAGCAGCATTTTGCAGAAGGTGGCACCTATCGGAGAGGCGCGTGAACGCGAGATGCTCAAGGACTCCGCTTCCTACGTCTATCACTCCACCCCGCAGGGTGAGATCCTGGCGCACGTTTTCCAGCCGGAGGGCATCAGCGCCACTCCCAGGCCGGCGGTGGTGTTTTTCCATGGTGGCTTCTGGGACGCGGCCATGCCGACCCAGTTCGTCCCCCACTGCCTCCACTTCGCCAGCCGTGGGGCAGTCGCCGTGGCGGCGGAAACCCGCACGACCTCCCGCCATGGCACCGGCCCGGTGGAGGCGGTCGAAGACGCCCGCGAGCTGATCCGCTGGATCCGGCTGAATGCGGAGACCCTCAACATCGACCCGGCCCGCATCACCATCAGCGGAGCAGCCGGGGGGGCCTACCTTGCCCTGCTCACCACCCTGCCGAAGGAGAAGGATCTCCCGGCGGTGGATGGCGTGGACTGCCGCCCCCAGGCGCTGGTCCTTTTCAGTGCGACGGTGAACACCGGCCCGAAGTCTCCCCACGGAGCGCGTTTCCCGGATGCGAAGACCGCAAAGCGGCTGAGTCCGACCTCACTGGTGCGGGGCAAACTCCCTCCTATCCTGATGTTCCATGGCAGATCCGACCGGATCTCCTCCTTTGATGAAGTGGAGAAATTCCGCCGCCGCCTGCGCTGGAGGCGGAATTCGATTGAACTGGTTGATTTCGAACGGGCTGACCACAGCTTTTTCAACTTCAACGTGAGTCACCAGAATTTCGAACTGACCGTCGGAGCGATGGACCGCTTCCTCGTGAAGCACGGCCTCCTCAGCCCGGAGCCAAGCGCTCCGGAGGAAAGCCCCATTTTGTGA
- a CDS encoding SRPBCC family protein has protein sequence MTRKILAAVALLLAAFLIYVASRPGEFRVSRSITVAAPPSAVFPLVSDLRAFQTWSPWAKMDPQAKVTYEGPASGVGSSFTWQSAKTGEGTMALSENRQDEFIRFMLHFRKPFEGTNTAEFTFKPEGGGTVVTWSMHGRNNFIAKAVSMFMDCEKMIGGPFEQGLADLKTLAEAKP, from the coding sequence ATGACCAGAAAAATCCTCGCCGCTGTTGCTCTACTCCTCGCCGCGTTCCTGATCTATGTGGCCAGCCGCCCGGGCGAATTCCGCGTCAGCCGGAGCATCACCGTCGCGGCTCCACCGTCTGCGGTGTTCCCTCTCGTGAGTGACCTGCGCGCATTCCAGACATGGTCGCCCTGGGCTAAGATGGATCCGCAGGCGAAGGTGACCTACGAAGGCCCCGCCTCCGGAGTGGGATCTTCCTTCACCTGGCAGAGCGCGAAGACGGGAGAGGGGACGATGGCCCTTTCCGAAAACAGGCAGGATGAGTTCATCCGCTTCATGCTGCACTTCCGGAAACCGTTCGAAGGAACCAACACCGCCGAGTTCACTTTCAAACCGGAAGGCGGCGGCACCGTGGTGACCTGGTCGATGCATGGCAGGAACAACTTCATCGCGAAAGCGGTGAGCATGTTCATGGACTGCGAGAAGATGATCGGCGGTCCGTTCGAACAAGGTCTCGCGGATCTCAAAACCCTTGCGGAGGCAAAACCATGA
- a CDS encoding SRPBCC domain-containing protein, whose amino-acid sequence MSDHDIHSSRAFPVSRERLYEAFSDPEQVALWWGPAGFTNTIHEFDLWPGGHWRFTMHGPDGQTYEQDKSFGEVIPAEKVTFRHHGPVHGFLMELSFHDDGTGSRFDWLMRFDDPGEAAKLRDFISKANEENFDRLQSHMSAIPQP is encoded by the coding sequence ATGAGCGATCACGATATCCACAGCAGCCGGGCATTTCCTGTTTCCCGCGAGCGCCTGTATGAAGCCTTTTCCGATCCGGAACAAGTGGCACTCTGGTGGGGACCGGCGGGCTTCACCAATACCATCCACGAATTCGACCTGTGGCCCGGCGGCCATTGGCGGTTCACCATGCACGGTCCGGATGGCCAGACCTATGAGCAGGACAAGAGCTTCGGCGAAGTGATCCCCGCTGAGAAAGTCACTTTCCGTCACCACGGTCCGGTGCATGGTTTCCTGATGGAGCTTTCCTTCCATGATGATGGCACGGGCAGCCGCTTCGACTGGCTCATGCGCTTCGATGATCCCGGCGAGGCGGCAAAGCTGCGGGACTTCATTTCCAAAGCGAACGAAGAGAACTTCGACCGCCTCCAGTCCCACATGTCCGCCATCCCCCAACCCTGA
- a CDS encoding DUF1428 domain-containing protein, with protein sequence METYVDGFVLPLPKDGIEKYKEMATTAATVWLDHGALEYRECLLDDATCHDMVSFPALAGAKEGETVVFAYVVYKSREDRDAVNAKVMADPRLNCEGCPFDYKRMAYGGFKTIVSA encoded by the coding sequence ATGGAAACCTACGTTGACGGATTCGTCCTGCCGCTGCCCAAGGACGGGATCGAGAAATACAAGGAAATGGCCACCACCGCGGCCACTGTCTGGCTCGACCACGGAGCATTGGAATACCGCGAATGCCTGCTGGATGACGCCACCTGCCATGACATGGTCAGCTTCCCTGCATTGGCAGGTGCCAAGGAAGGGGAGACGGTCGTCTTCGCCTACGTCGTCTATAAATCCCGCGAGGATCGGGACGCGGTGAACGCAAAGGTGATGGCCGACCCGCGCCTCAACTGCGAGGGCTGCCCGTTCGACTACAAGCGCATGGCCTACGGTGGCTTCAAAACCATCGTCTCGGCCTGA
- a CDS encoding sigma-70 family RNA polymerase sigma factor translates to MLTGIFGITRLQLAEDVVQDAMIRALQTWPYTGVPDNPSAWLMQTAKNRALDVIRREKFFHDKQPEIITSLEQWVPEEADLKFDDEIKDDRLRLIFACCHPLLPQDAQTALALKTLCGFSPGEIASAFLSTEAAVAKRLTRARQKIAELAIPFEIPAGQDLTERLDGVMRVIYFLFNEGYSASTGDSVVREDLCFEAIRLASLLVAHPVADRPKLHALLALMFMNGARLSAREDRQGNILRLKDQDRSLWDRSMIGHGLLHLASAAQGGELSEFHLQAGIAACHCVAESDETTDWNRILGYYDQWIAISDSPVVRLNRAVALARVNGPEAGMGALETLLEKGDLDSYYLLHAVMGDLEERLNHPKAAVGHFEKALQLTGVKSEQVFLAKRLMDCRA, encoded by the coding sequence ATGCTCACCGGCATCTTCGGCATCACCCGCCTGCAGCTCGCGGAGGACGTGGTGCAGGACGCGATGATCCGTGCGCTCCAGACATGGCCCTACACCGGCGTGCCGGACAACCCTTCCGCATGGCTGATGCAGACGGCGAAGAACCGTGCGCTGGATGTCATCCGCCGGGAGAAGTTCTTCCACGACAAGCAGCCGGAGATCATCACCTCGCTCGAGCAATGGGTGCCGGAGGAGGCGGACCTGAAGTTCGATGACGAGATCAAGGACGACCGGTTGCGGCTCATCTTCGCCTGCTGCCATCCGTTGCTGCCGCAGGACGCGCAGACCGCGCTCGCATTGAAAACGCTCTGCGGATTCAGCCCCGGGGAGATCGCCAGCGCGTTCCTTTCCACCGAGGCCGCGGTGGCGAAGCGGTTGACCCGTGCGCGGCAGAAGATCGCGGAACTCGCCATCCCATTCGAGATCCCCGCCGGACAGGATCTGACGGAGCGTCTGGATGGGGTGATGCGGGTGATCTATTTCCTTTTCAACGAAGGCTACAGCGCCTCCACCGGCGACAGCGTGGTGAGGGAGGATCTGTGTTTCGAGGCCATCCGCCTGGCGAGCCTGCTGGTCGCGCACCCGGTCGCGGACCGGCCGAAGCTGCACGCGCTGCTGGCGCTCATGTTCATGAACGGCGCGCGTCTTTCCGCCCGTGAGGACCGGCAGGGGAACATCCTGAGGTTGAAGGACCAGGACCGCTCGCTGTGGGACAGGAGCATGATCGGCCACGGCCTGCTGCATCTCGCCAGCGCGGCGCAGGGTGGGGAGCTTTCGGAGTTTCATCTGCAGGCGGGCATCGCCGCTTGTCATTGCGTCGCGGAAAGCGACGAAACGACGGACTGGAACAGGATCCTCGGCTACTACGACCAATGGATCGCCATCTCCGACTCGCCGGTCGTCCGATTGAACCGCGCCGTGGCGCTCGCAAGGGTGAACGGCCCGGAAGCGGGAATGGGTGCACTGGAGACCTTGCTGGAGAAAGGTGATCTGGATTCCTACTACCTGCTGCACGCGGTGATGGGCGATCTGGAAGAACGGCTGAACCATCCGAAGGCTGCGGTAGGTCATTTCGAAAAAGCCCTCCAGCTCACCGGAGTCAAATCGGAGCAGGTTTTTCTCGCGAAGCGGCTGATGGATTGCCGGGCGTGA
- a CDS encoding DUF2288 family protein, which produces MAAPDDDRLRYQMLGDDGLTGEERLRKYTGPVSYDYLLGPLRNGVLIVVHEALDLADVGMAFIRDDRKRVQAWLDEELLVKADEETFGKREGAEAYTAVVVSPFVLVR; this is translated from the coding sequence ATGGCTGCCCCGGACGACGACAGACTGCGCTACCAGATGCTCGGGGACGACGGTCTCACCGGGGAGGAACGGCTCCGGAAATACACCGGACCCGTTTCCTATGACTATCTGTTAGGACCGCTGCGCAACGGCGTGCTGATCGTCGTCCATGAGGCGCTCGATCTAGCCGATGTCGGCATGGCCTTCATCCGTGATGACCGGAAGCGGGTGCAGGCATGGCTTGATGAGGAACTGCTGGTGAAGGCGGACGAGGAGACTTTCGGGAAACGCGAAGGTGCGGAGGCCTATACGGCGGTCGTGGTTTCGCCGTTCGTGCTGGTGCGTTGA
- a CDS encoding phosphoglycerate dehydrogenase, which produces MRVLLSTCSFQDTPGPHHPLLEAQGWEIVRERGPLSLEKMLEIAGGFDAFLCGDDAITREVLEKSLPRLKVISKYGIGLDKIDIAATKDLKIPVLFTPGVNHDTVAEHTFLLLLAMAKNFPYAIDGTRAGRWDRKTGNELFQKKIGLIGLGRIGQEVARRAHAFGMEVHAYGNYWPEDIAEQFQIKRHDSLDSLFSSVDIISPHTKLNAETHHCINAERLAMMPDGSWVINTGRGELIDQDAIIAALDSGKLAGYAADVLDEEPPSPDHPLLHHPKVIITPHVGSRTFESVPRQAMKSLTNLINALKGEGETNCANGVI; this is translated from the coding sequence ATGCGCGTCCTGCTCTCCACCTGTTCCTTCCAAGACACCCCCGGCCCCCACCACCCGCTGCTCGAAGCCCAGGGCTGGGAAATCGTCCGCGAGCGCGGGCCGCTTTCCCTTGAGAAAATGCTGGAGATCGCCGGTGGATTCGACGCGTTCCTCTGCGGTGACGACGCCATCACCCGCGAGGTGCTGGAGAAGTCCCTGCCCCGCCTGAAGGTCATCTCGAAATACGGCATCGGCTTGGACAAGATCGACATCGCGGCAACCAAGGATCTGAAGATTCCGGTGCTTTTCACCCCCGGGGTGAACCATGACACCGTGGCGGAGCACACTTTCCTGCTGCTGCTGGCGATGGCGAAGAACTTCCCCTACGCCATCGACGGCACCCGCGCCGGACGCTGGGACCGCAAGACGGGCAACGAGCTGTTCCAGAAGAAGATCGGCCTCATCGGGCTGGGCCGCATCGGCCAGGAAGTCGCCCGCCGGGCGCACGCATTCGGGATGGAGGTCCACGCCTACGGCAACTACTGGCCGGAAGACATCGCGGAGCAATTCCAGATCAAGCGCCATGACTCGCTGGACTCCCTTTTCTCGTCCGTGGACATCATCAGCCCGCACACGAAGCTGAACGCGGAAACCCACCACTGCATCAATGCGGAGCGGCTGGCCATGATGCCGGACGGCTCATGGGTCATCAACACCGGCCGCGGCGAACTCATCGACCAGGATGCGATCATCGCCGCGCTGGATTCCGGAAAACTGGCGGGCTACGCCGCCGACGTGCTCGACGAGGAACCCCCTTCCCCGGACCATCCGCTGCTCCACCACCCGAAGGTCATCATCACCCCGCACGTCGGCTCCCGCACCTTTGAAAGCGTGCCGCGCCAGGCGATGAAATCCCTCACAAACCTCATCAACGCGCTCAAGGGCGAAGGTGAGACCAACTGCGCCAACGGCGTGATCTGA
- the dusB gene encoding tRNA dihydrouridine synthase DusB, translating into MLPWFQNKFPLYLAPMAGVTDLIFRRICKELGADVMVTEFVSAEGIMQADSRTRKYTEFTDEQRPVGVQLFGADGERMGEAAKKVVDWKRPDFIDINFGCPVNKVVARNGGSSLLKDCPVLASVAAGVAKAVGDQVPVTAKMRIGWDEKTINAVEVAKILEDSGMQAIAVHGRTRAQGYGGEANWEVIDAVARAVSIPVIGNGDISCGEDLVKRKTTTAVSGVMIGRAAMQNPWVFREAKHFLETGETLPSVPLEERWLLVLRHCRLAVESGRYGDEKQTLTAMRSRLMSYCKGFPGARDLRQRLCQVGSVAEVEDLAAYSIGQAELAEVEPVF; encoded by the coding sequence GTGCTCCCTTGGTTCCAGAACAAATTCCCGCTCTACCTCGCGCCGATGGCGGGGGTGACGGACCTCATTTTCCGCCGCATCTGCAAGGAACTGGGGGCGGATGTGATGGTGACGGAATTCGTCTCCGCGGAGGGGATCATGCAGGCGGACAGCCGCACGCGGAAATACACGGAGTTCACCGACGAGCAACGTCCGGTGGGGGTGCAGCTCTTCGGCGCGGACGGGGAGCGGATGGGTGAGGCTGCGAAGAAGGTGGTGGACTGGAAGCGCCCGGATTTCATCGACATCAACTTCGGCTGCCCGGTGAACAAGGTGGTGGCACGGAACGGCGGCTCGTCCTTGCTCAAGGACTGCCCGGTGCTGGCCTCCGTCGCCGCCGGAGTGGCGAAGGCGGTGGGCGACCAGGTGCCGGTCACGGCGAAGATGCGGATCGGTTGGGATGAAAAGACCATCAACGCGGTGGAGGTGGCTAAAATTCTGGAGGACAGCGGCATGCAGGCCATCGCCGTCCACGGGCGGACGCGGGCGCAGGGCTACGGCGGGGAGGCGAACTGGGAGGTGATCGACGCGGTGGCCCGTGCGGTTTCCATCCCGGTCATCGGCAACGGCGATATTTCCTGCGGCGAGGATCTGGTGAAACGGAAGACCACCACGGCCGTCTCCGGGGTGATGATCGGGCGGGCTGCGATGCAGAATCCGTGGGTGTTCCGGGAGGCAAAGCACTTTTTGGAAACCGGGGAAACCCTGCCGTCCGTGCCGCTGGAGGAGCGTTGGCTTCTGGTGCTGCGGCATTGCCGGCTGGCGGTGGAGTCGGGCCGTTATGGGGATGAAAAGCAGACGCTGACCGCCATGCGTTCGCGTCTGATGAGCTACTGCAAGGGATTCCCCGGTGCGCGGGATCTCCGCCAGAGGCTTTGCCAGGTCGGTTCCGTGGCGGAGGTCGAGGATCTCGCCGCGTATTCCATCGGCCAGGCGGAGCTTGCCGAAGTGGAGCCGGTTTTCTGA
- a CDS encoding FAD-dependent oxidoreductase — protein MLKSGLLSALPLLLCSISLAAETHQADVVVYGESPSALSAALELADSRHDVLLVSPVAHVGGMMVEGLGHQDIDKRSGSGEPIGGLTAEFYRRIGAAYGGKGPRYHFESKVAQKVIDTWLDEKKIRQLRGTRIAETPDAVAKKDDRITALKLEDGTRIDGKVFIDGTVEGDLMAAAGVTYAWGREGNAAYGENVGGILNPTRKDQYTVAVDPYVIPGDPSSGVIKGVQNEPVGTHGAADRAAMGFCLRLPLTKNPANKIPITAPPGYDPADYEIYRRFLAAGGKNDWLDGPGSPNSNPNHKLFDLGSWHDLSGNFYGRNHDYPTASHARRQEIYREHKEYTQGLIHFLSTDPSVPQEIRDEWSKWGLPADEFTDNGGWPRQLYIRCARRMISDYVITEADVRRDPIGSVTPRPAVEDPIGICWWAVDLHNARTVIRNGKIYNEGAYFDLTNYRPFGIPYRSIVPKRAECSNLLVPSALSSSYAGYGAVRLEWTFMVLGQSAGAAAGLALDGNVSVQDVPYESLKTRLLARAQKLAPQPAEATEQPAVKD, from the coding sequence ATGTTGAAATCCGGCCTCCTTTCCGCCCTTCCGCTCCTCCTTTGCTCCATCTCCCTTGCCGCGGAAACCCATCAGGCGGATGTCGTCGTCTATGGGGAATCCCCTTCAGCGCTCTCCGCGGCTCTTGAACTCGCCGACTCCCGGCATGATGTCCTGCTCGTCTCTCCGGTCGCCCACGTCGGCGGGATGATGGTGGAAGGACTCGGTCACCAGGACATCGACAAACGCAGCGGCAGCGGCGAACCCATCGGCGGACTGACCGCGGAGTTCTACCGGCGCATCGGGGCCGCCTATGGCGGAAAAGGACCGCGCTACCACTTCGAGTCAAAGGTCGCGCAAAAGGTAATCGACACCTGGCTTGATGAGAAAAAGATCCGCCAGCTCCGTGGCACCCGTATTGCCGAAACTCCGGACGCCGTGGCGAAAAAGGATGACCGGATCACGGCCCTCAAGCTGGAGGACGGCACCCGCATCGATGGAAAGGTTTTCATCGACGGCACCGTGGAGGGCGACCTGATGGCCGCCGCGGGCGTCACTTACGCGTGGGGCCGGGAGGGAAATGCCGCGTATGGGGAGAATGTCGGCGGCATCCTCAATCCCACCCGCAAGGACCAATACACGGTTGCGGTCGATCCCTACGTTATTCCCGGGGATCCCTCCTCCGGGGTCATCAAGGGCGTCCAGAACGAGCCGGTGGGCACCCACGGTGCGGCAGACCGTGCCGCAATGGGATTCTGCCTCCGCCTGCCGCTCACAAAGAACCCCGCCAACAAGATCCCCATCACCGCTCCACCCGGTTACGATCCCGCGGACTACGAAATCTACCGCAGATTCCTCGCAGCAGGAGGAAAGAACGACTGGCTGGACGGCCCCGGCTCCCCCAACTCCAATCCGAATCACAAGCTGTTCGATCTGGGAAGCTGGCATGATCTTTCCGGGAACTTCTACGGCCGCAACCACGACTATCCGACCGCCAGCCATGCCCGGCGGCAGGAAATCTACCGCGAACACAAGGAATACACCCAGGGTCTCATCCACTTCCTTTCCACCGATCCGTCCGTGCCGCAGGAAATCCGCGATGAGTGGAGCAAGTGGGGGCTGCCCGCCGACGAGTTCACCGACAACGGCGGCTGGCCCCGCCAGCTCTACATCCGCTGCGCGCGACGCATGATCTCCGACTACGTCATCACCGAGGCCGACGTGCGCAGGGATCCCATCGGCTCCGTCACGCCACGCCCTGCCGTGGAGGATCCCATCGGCATCTGCTGGTGGGCGGTCGATCTCCACAATGCACGGACCGTCATCCGGAACGGGAAGATCTACAATGAAGGTGCCTATTTCGACCTGACGAACTACCGGCCTTTCGGCATCCCCTACCGCTCCATCGTGCCGAAGCGGGCGGAGTGCTCCAACCTCCTGGTCCCCTCCGCCCTTTCCTCCAGCTACGCGGGATATGGGGCCGTGAGATTGGAATGGACCTTCATGGTTCTCGGCCAATCCGCGGGCGCGGCCGCCGGGCTGGCGCTGGATGGGAACGTCTCCGTCCAGGATGTGCCCTATGAGTCCCTGAAGACCCGCCTGCTCGCACGGGCGCAGAAGCTGGCACCGCAACCGGCGGAGGCCACGGAGCAGCCCGCGGTGAAAGATTGA
- a CDS encoding sensor histidine kinase — protein MLRLLPMVLSCCVWMCAPGWLPAADLTTAEQVRRLTLRESASRMPVKLTGVVTYVRGQGAGLVVQDGTGGVMLEWPRIKESEFPDPSFRVGMKVEVTGHTITSPPTPRIHVEGFRVLGTAPLPEAVEMDVSALRASELDGSFVECEDVIRVARIEEDVKPSRLVLELGPASGRLMVWISRWDEETRRLLVPGATVRVRGVLMRWKTINWLPLVPFVVVNQPDWVTVTHPVPEFGAVARLPLAEVLPAAADDVFSEIFRVGGVVNYADDEIVVIREKDEVLWIRPGGTTPLMPGDRVEAVGYPGLNGPRGELEDATIRKTGRETLPPAERMEPEYFLEKEFLWKDGMRVRMKGTVTRGSAEPAGAPLQLLFGGRQIPLYFSEKPSDRDLPAADSIMEATGVLEAGLNARVLRVGRGEADYRLHLQSVRDLRMIQVGPWWTPLRIFIVVASAAVATASAAVWALLLKRRVAEKSKALVHEIAARREQEIVFQERRRLAADLHDTLEQTLTGASLQLEAMGAAEAPKPLVLARRLLDRSRDELRRAVWDLTPEVIEERGMADALAVIAEDQSERGMAVDVTISGDAAEIPDRIAAHLCRVVQEAISNAARHGHAERVGISLAVERSGVDLVIEDDGRGFDMEVAPGISTGHFGINGMHERLRRLGGVLEIRSQTGGGTRVRACCPIPTGGNTEVNR, from the coding sequence ATGCTCCGCCTGCTGCCGATGGTTCTCTCCTGCTGTGTCTGGATGTGTGCCCCAGGCTGGCTTCCTGCGGCGGACCTCACCACCGCGGAGCAGGTGCGCCGCCTGACCCTCAGGGAAAGCGCCTCCCGTATGCCGGTGAAACTCACGGGAGTGGTGACTTACGTCCGCGGGCAGGGAGCGGGGTTGGTGGTGCAGGACGGAACCGGCGGCGTGATGCTGGAGTGGCCGCGCATCAAGGAAAGCGAGTTCCCGGACCCATCCTTCCGGGTGGGCATGAAAGTCGAGGTCACGGGACATACCATCACCTCGCCCCCCACGCCGCGGATCCATGTGGAGGGATTCAGGGTGCTGGGAACCGCGCCTTTGCCGGAGGCGGTGGAGATGGATGTGTCCGCACTGCGGGCTTCGGAACTGGATGGATCGTTCGTGGAATGTGAAGACGTCATCCGCGTGGCAAGGATCGAGGAGGATGTGAAGCCGTCACGGTTGGTGCTGGAACTGGGGCCTGCCTCCGGGCGGCTGATGGTATGGATATCACGGTGGGATGAGGAAACACGGCGGCTGCTCGTCCCTGGCGCGACCGTCCGTGTGCGGGGTGTGCTGATGCGGTGGAAGACCATCAACTGGCTGCCGCTGGTTCCATTCGTGGTGGTGAACCAGCCGGATTGGGTGACGGTGACGCATCCGGTTCCGGAATTCGGCGCGGTGGCCCGCCTGCCATTGGCGGAGGTGCTGCCCGCGGCTGCTGACGATGTGTTTTCAGAGATCTTCCGCGTGGGCGGGGTGGTGAACTATGCGGACGATGAGATCGTGGTCATCCGGGAAAAGGATGAGGTGCTCTGGATCCGGCCGGGCGGGACCACGCCGCTGATGCCGGGAGATCGTGTGGAGGCGGTGGGCTATCCCGGACTGAACGGCCCGCGGGGTGAGCTGGAGGACGCGACGATCCGGAAGACCGGCCGTGAAACCCTGCCTCCGGCGGAACGGATGGAGCCGGAATATTTCCTGGAGAAAGAGTTCCTCTGGAAAGACGGCATGCGCGTGCGGATGAAGGGGACGGTCACCCGCGGCTCCGCGGAACCGGCGGGCGCGCCGCTCCAGTTGCTCTTCGGCGGACGGCAGATCCCCCTGTATTTTTCGGAAAAGCCATCGGACCGGGATCTGCCCGCGGCGGACAGCATCATGGAGGCGACGGGTGTGCTGGAGGCGGGCCTGAACGCCCGCGTCCTGCGCGTGGGCCGTGGGGAGGCGGACTACCGGCTGCACCTCCAGAGCGTGCGGGATCTGCGGATGATCCAGGTCGGGCCGTGGTGGACGCCGTTGCGGATCTTCATCGTGGTGGCGTCCGCGGCGGTGGCCACCGCATCCGCCGCCGTCTGGGCGCTGCTCCTGAAGCGGCGGGTGGCGGAAAAGTCGAAGGCGCTGGTCCATGAGATCGCCGCACGGAGGGAACAGGAGATCGTTTTCCAGGAGCGCCGGAGATTGGCCGCGGATCTGCATGATACCCTGGAGCAGACGCTCACGGGGGCGTCACTCCAGCTCGAAGCGATGGGGGCCGCCGAAGCCCCCAAGCCGCTGGTGCTCGCCCGCCGGTTGCTGGACCGCAGCCGGGATGAACTGCGCCGGGCGGTGTGGGATCTGACGCCGGAAGTCATCGAGGAGCGGGGCATGGCCGACGCTCTGGCGGTCATCGCGGAGGACCAGTCCGAGCGCGGCATGGCGGTGGACGTCACGATTTCCGGCGACGCCGCGGAGATCCCGGACCGCATCGCTGCCCATCTCTGCCGCGTGGTGCAGGAGGCCATCTCCAACGCCGCCCGGCACGGACACGCGGAAAGGGTGGGGATATCCCTGGCGGTGGAGCGGAGCGGCGTGGATCTGGTCATCGAGGATGACGGACGGGGATTCGACATGGAGGTGGCACCGGGGATCTCCACCGGACATTTCGGTATCAATGGCATGCACGAGCGGCTGCGCCGTCTCGGGGGCGTGCTGGAAATCCGCAGCCAAACGGGCGGTGGCACGCGCGTCCGTGCTTGCTGTCCCATCCCCACCGGAGGAAATACGGAGGTGAACCGGTGA
- a CDS encoding response regulator transcription factor, producing MSGKARTLRLVLADDHAVVVMGLEAVLSLEPDLEVVATADDGWTAVETYRRVRPDLILLDLRMPDMDGVEAARQIRREFSDARILFLTSYETEDEIQQALASGAAGYALKRSKAAELVQAIRTVAAGGTWIPERLVRRAKEAADAPVLSERQREVLSLVSKGLSNKEIAEVLGFTESGTKQHLRQIFAKLGVTGRAEAISEAMQRGILKLDA from the coding sequence GTGAGCGGAAAAGCAAGGACGCTGCGCCTCGTGCTGGCGGATGACCATGCCGTGGTCGTCATGGGACTGGAGGCGGTGCTTTCGCTGGAGCCTGATCTGGAGGTCGTGGCGACGGCGGATGACGGATGGACCGCGGTGGAAACCTACCGGCGGGTCAGGCCTGACCTCATCCTTCTGGACCTCCGCATGCCGGACATGGATGGCGTGGAAGCCGCCCGCCAGATCCGCCGGGAATTCTCTGATGCGAGGATTCTCTTCCTCACCTCCTATGAAACGGAGGATGAGATCCAGCAGGCCCTCGCATCCGGAGCGGCCGGGTATGCCTTGAAACGGAGCAAGGCCGCGGAGCTGGTGCAGGCCATCCGCACGGTGGCCGCCGGTGGTACATGGATCCCGGAACGGCTGGTGCGCCGGGCGAAAGAAGCCGCGGACGCGCCGGTTCTGTCCGAACGCCAGCGGGAAGTCCTTTCGTTGGTTTCAAAAGGCCTCAGCAACAAGGAAATCGCCGAGGTGCTGGGCTTCACCGAAAGCGGCACGAAGCAACACCTCCGGCAGATCTTCGCCAAGCTGGGCGTCACCGGAAGGGCCGAGGCCATTTCCGAAGCGATGCAGCGGGGGATCCTCAAGCTGGACGCGTGA